One window of the Microvirga mediterraneensis genome contains the following:
- the cobT gene encoding cobaltochelatase subunit CobT, translating into MSISNRKPGEKKEAPAEPLKRSIAGTMKAIARKPDLEVAYASDRPVLMGQDKARLPEPPRRLTSQDVAVLRGNADAMALRLACHDTALHRKLAPEGQAARAVFDAVEQARVESLGSRRMAGISSNISAMLEDRYHRGGKYEEITDRADAPLEDALALMVRERLTGEKPPASAAKIVDLWRDFIEDRAGHDLDGLLKNIENQRSFARNIRDMLSSLDMADEAALDSEDEENEDENESEEQEQQGEGESEQESQGDRAEVEMSEDSSDEMEDGATEEADGPSGEMPEESEEADSEDAGESWRPPSRSNEARGPDYKAFTHKFDEIIHAEDLCDADELTRLRAYLDKQLAHLQGVVGRLANRLQRRLMAQQNRSWEFDLEEGTLDPVRLPRIIMDPYQPLSFKQEQDTNFRDTVVTLLLDNSGSMRGRPITVAATCADILARTLERCGVKVEILGFTTRAWKGGQSREMWLQNGKPANPGRLNDLRHIIYKSADAPWRRARKNLGLMMREGLLKENIDGEALDWAHKRLLGRPEQRRILMVISDGAPVDDSTLSVNPGNYLERHLRFIIEEIETRSPVELIAIGIGHDVTRYYRRAVTIVDAEELGGVMTEKLAELFEENAAPPSRGAPRRRAVA; encoded by the coding sequence ATGTCCATCTCGAACCGCAAGCCGGGTGAGAAGAAGGAAGCGCCGGCGGAGCCGCTGAAGCGCTCCATCGCCGGCACCATGAAGGCGATCGCCCGCAAGCCCGATCTCGAGGTCGCCTATGCGTCCGACCGTCCGGTGCTCATGGGGCAGGACAAGGCCCGCCTGCCGGAGCCGCCCCGGCGGCTGACCTCGCAGGACGTGGCGGTGCTGCGCGGCAATGCCGATGCCATGGCGCTGCGCCTCGCCTGCCACGACACCGCCCTTCACCGGAAGCTCGCCCCCGAGGGCCAGGCCGCCCGCGCGGTGTTCGACGCGGTCGAGCAGGCGCGCGTGGAATCCCTCGGCTCGCGGCGCATGGCCGGCATCTCGTCCAACATCTCGGCCATGCTGGAGGACCGCTACCATCGCGGCGGCAAGTACGAGGAGATCACCGACCGGGCCGATGCGCCGCTCGAGGATGCGCTCGCCCTCATGGTGCGCGAGCGCCTGACCGGCGAGAAGCCGCCCGCATCGGCCGCCAAGATCGTCGATCTCTGGCGCGACTTCATCGAGGATCGCGCCGGACACGATCTCGACGGCCTGCTCAAGAACATCGAGAACCAGCGCAGCTTCGCCCGCAACATCCGCGACATGCTTTCCTCCCTCGACATGGCCGACGAAGCGGCCCTCGATTCCGAGGACGAGGAGAACGAGGACGAGAACGAATCCGAGGAGCAGGAACAGCAGGGCGAGGGAGAATCCGAGCAGGAAAGCCAAGGCGACCGGGCCGAGGTGGAGATGAGCGAGGATTCGAGCGACGAGATGGAGGACGGCGCGACGGAAGAGGCCGATGGTCCTTCCGGCGAGATGCCCGAGGAATCGGAGGAAGCGGATTCGGAGGATGCCGGCGAATCCTGGCGTCCGCCGTCGCGCTCCAACGAGGCCCGAGGCCCCGACTACAAGGCCTTTACCCACAAATTCGATGAGATCATTCACGCGGAGGATCTCTGCGATGCGGACGAGCTCACGCGCCTGCGCGCCTATCTCGACAAGCAGCTCGCCCACCTGCAGGGCGTGGTCGGGCGTCTGGCGAACCGCCTGCAGCGCCGCCTGATGGCGCAGCAGAACCGGTCCTGGGAATTCGACCTTGAGGAGGGCACCCTCGATCCGGTGCGCCTGCCGCGCATCATCATGGATCCTTACCAGCCCCTGAGCTTCAAGCAGGAGCAGGACACGAATTTCCGCGACACGGTGGTGACGCTGCTCCTCGACAATTCCGGCTCCATGCGCGGTCGGCCGATCACGGTCGCGGCCACCTGCGCGGATATTCTTGCCCGCACCCTGGAGCGCTGCGGCGTGAAGGTCGAGATCCTCGGCTTCACCACGCGCGCCTGGAAGGGCGGCCAGTCCCGCGAGATGTGGCTGCAGAACGGAAAGCCGGCCAATCCCGGCCGCCTGAACGATCTGCGCCACATCATCTACAAGTCGGCGGATGCGCCCTGGCGCCGTGCGCGCAAGAATCTCGGCCTGATGATGCGCGAGGGCCTGCTCAAGGAGAACATCGACGGCGAGGCGCTCGATTGGGCGCATAAGCGCCTGCTGGGCCGGCCCGAGCAGCGGCGCATCCTGATGGTGATCTCGGACGGCGCGCCGGTGGACGACTCGACCCTGTCGGTCAATCCCGGCAACTATCTCGAGCGGCATCTGCGCTTCATCATCGAGGAGATCGAGACCCGCTCTCCCGTGGAGCTCATCGCCATCGGCATCGGCCACGACGTGACGCGCTATTACCGCCGCGCGGTGACCATCGTCGACGCTGAGGAACTCGGCGGCGTCATGACCGAGAAGCTCGCGGAGCTGTTCGAGGAGAATGCCGCGCCCCCATCCCGCGGAGCACCCCGCCGCAGAGCCGTCGCTTGA